The following are encoded in a window of Hippoglossus stenolepis isolate QCI-W04-F060 chromosome 10, HSTE1.2, whole genome shotgun sequence genomic DNA:
- the klhdc2 gene encoding kelch domain-containing protein 2, whose translation MAEMEEDVADLPAREDDNDSDRDEDDRLFAWMVNDDMDEEEEEEEEEEEEVEEVEDEQPLDIEASESFELDTPAERSGHIAVVDRNVMYVWGGYKNAQNHGFFDLYLPRSEIWTYNMESGVWTKHVAGGNLHTSMSGSCGVCVDGVLYLFGGHHARGNTNRIYRLPLRAPSLVWEEMTDLKGFPPSSKDKLGCWVQKNRLIFFGGYGYVVQGPHRGTFEYDESSSLVWDSPGRGWNNHIHILDLETLTWSQPITTGNAPSPRAAHACATVGNRGYVFGGRFKNYRLNDLHYIDLDTWEWHEMNVPQQCPVGRSWHSFTPVSSDHIFLFGGFTTERETLSDAWLYSVSKNEWKPFKHGHAQSPRLWHTACSGPDGEVFVFGGCANNLLSHHRAAHSNELLVFNVQPKSLVGFCMEAILQHRERLSSYWDCLPKPILHSLKQRMARVNTLGS comes from the exons ATGGCCGAGATGGAGGAAGACGTTGCGGACCTGCCAGCCAGGGAGGATGACAACGActcagacagagatgaagacGACAGGCTGTTTGCTTGGATGGTCAATGACGAcatggatgaggaggaagaagaggaggaggaggaagaagaggaggtggaggaggtggaggacgagCAGCCCTTAGACATTGAGGCGTCTGAGTCGTTTGAGCTGGACACACCGGCTGAGCGCAGCGGTCACATAGCAGTTGTTGACAGAAATGTCATGTACGTGTGGGGTGGATACAAG AATGCACAAAACCACGGATTCTTTGACTTGTATCTGCCGAGAAGTGAAATCTGGACATACAACATGGAGTCAGGTGTATG GACAAAGCATGTAGCCGGAGGTAACCTACACACATCCATGTCAGGCAGCTGCGGGGTGTGTGTCGATGGAGTCCTCTACCTATTTGGAGGTCATCATGCcaggggaaacacaaacagg ATCTACCGCCTGCCTCTGAGAGCTCCCAGCCTTGTGTGGGAGGAAATGACAGATCTTAAAGGCTTCCCTCCGTCGTCCAAGGACAAGTTAGGCTGCTGGGTTCAGAAGAACAG GCTCATATTCTTTGGGGGCTATGGCTACGTCGTACAGGGACCTCATCGAGGGACGTTTGAATACGATGAATCCTCTTCTCTCGTG TGGGACAGCCCCGGGCGAGGTTGGAACAATCACATTCATATCTTGGACCTGGAGACATTGACATGGAGTCAGCCCATAACCACG GGGAACGCTCCATCACCCAGAGCCGCTCATGCCTGTGCCACAGTTGGTAACAGAGGTTATGTGTTCGGGGGACGATTCAAG AACTACCGACTAAACGACCTGCACTACATTGACCTGGACACGTGGGAGTGGCATGAAAT GAACGTTCCCCAGCAGTGTCCCGTGGGCCGCTCCTGGCACTCCTTCACTCCTGTGTCATCGGACCACATCTTCCTATTCGGAGGCTttaccacagagagagagacactga GTGACGCCTGGCTTTACTCTGTGAGCAAGAACGAGTGGAAGCCTTTCAAACACGGTCACGCACAGAGTCCCAG GCTGTGGCACACGGCTTGCTCGGGTCCTGATGGggaggtgtttgtgtttggaggTTGTGCCAACAACCTGTTGTCTCATCACAGAGCT GCTCACAGCAACGAGCTACTGGTTTTCAATGTTCAACCCAAATCGCTAGTTGG GTTCTGTATGGAGGCCATTCTGCAGCACAGGGAGCGCTTATCCAGTTACTGGGACTGTCTCCCCAAACCCATCCTGCACAGCCTCAAACAGAGAATGGCACGCGTCAACACACTGGGCTCTTAG
- the LOC118116241 gene encoding ribosome quality control complex subunit NEMF isoform X2: MKTRFTTQDIRAVIAEINANYMGMRVNNVYDIDNKTYLIRLQKPDSKAIILIESGTRIHSTDFEWPKNMMPSGFAMKCRKHLKSRRLTEVKQLGIDRIVDIQFGSDEAAYHLIVELYDRGNVILTDHEYTILNLLRFRTAEVEDVKIAVRERYPVENARPPEPLISLERLTEILSNAPNGDQVKRVLNPLLPYGATLIEHSLIEVGLSGSVKVDSQVDAAQVAPKILEAMQVAETYMEKTANFSGKGYIIQKCDKKPSLTPGKPIEELLTYDEFHPFLFAQHAKSHYLEFDTFDKAVDEFFSKMESQKIDVKALHQEKQAMKKLENVKRDHEQRLEALHQVQEVDRVKGELVEMNLPMVERALQVVRSALANQVDWTEIGTIVKEAQDAGDPVASAIKELKLQTNHITMLLKNPYISEEDQEEEVKKDVVEEKGKRNRNKDKGQGKKLQRNKPMLVDVDLGLSAYANAKRYYDFKRTAEKKEQKTMEAVGKAMKSAEKKTQQTLKEVQTVTTIQKARKVYWFEKFLWFISSENYLIIAGRDQQQNEIIVKRYLRAGDVYVHADLHGATSCVIKNTTGVPIPPRTLTEAGTMSVCYSAAWDAKIITSAWWVHHHQVSKTAPSGEYLTTGSFMIRGKKNFLPPSYLIMGFGFLFKVDEQSVFRHKGERKVKTVEEDMDDVRSRTAELLEEGEELIGDDSSNEDPGEERAEGDGENKEVKKEEGEADEEESGREKETEDGDSEEFSFPDTTISLTHLQPSSVQNPGFKKETTTRAEVDSQLKKHMPAKQRREEKKKPKQEGCDAEEKTDISPGGSAADQGPKGVVGPSVGPAGGPSQQPLKRGQKNKLKKIKEKYKDQDEEDRELMMQLLGSAGSTKEEKDKGKKGKKGKGKDEPIRRPPPQKQPQKPRNTETAANKPEQVEGEEGGDGGPAEQEDKEDEADQDNPGAEEAENLLTSLSGQPHSEDVLLFAVPVCAPYTALSNYKHKVKLTPGSQKKGKAARTAVLSFMKAKEASTREKDLFRSVKDCDLFRNMPGKVKVSAPNLLAAKKK, from the exons ATGAAGACACGGTTCACCACCCAGGACATCCGAGCGGTTATCGCCGAGATCAACGCCAA CTACATGGGCATGAGAGTAAACAACGTGTACGACATCGACAACAAGACGTATCTCATCCGGCTGCAGAA ACCCGACAGCAAAGCTATTATTCTCATTGAATCTGGGACTCGGATTCACTCGACAGACTTCGAATGGCCCAAGAACATGATGCCTTCAGGCTTCGCAATGAAA TGTCGAAAACACCTGAAGTCACGTCGGCTGACCGAGGTTAAGCAGCTCGGCATCGACAGGATCGTGGACATCCAGTTTGGTTCAGATGAAGCCGCCTACCACCTGATTGTTGAACTATACGACAGG GGAAACGTCATACTTACAGACCATGAGTACACCATCCTGAACCTGCTGCGCTTTCGCACCGCCGAGGTAGAAGATGTCAAGATTGCTGTGAGAGAGCGGTACCCTGTGGAGAATGCCAGGCCTCCTGAGCCCCTCATCAGTCTGGAGCG ACTCACTGAAATTCTCAGCAATGCACCAAATGGGGACCAAGTGAAAAGGGTCCTGAATCCTCTTCTCC CTTACGGAGCCACTCTGATAGAACACAGCTTGATAGAAGTGGGACTGTCGGGCTCCGTCAAAGTTGACAGCCAAGTTGACGCTGCCCAAG tTGCACCGAAAATCCTGGAGGCCATGCAGGTTGCAGAAACCTACATGGAAAAAACGGCGAACTTTAGCGGCAAA GGTTACATCATTCAAAAGTGTGACAAGAAACCAAGCTTAACTCCTGGCAAACCCATTGAAGAACTGCTCAC ATATGATGAATTCCATCCATTCCTCTTCGCCCAGCATGCAAAGAGCCATTACTTGGAGTTTGACACGTTTGACAAG GCAGTGGACGAGTTCTTCTCTAAGATGGAGAGCCAGAAGATCGACGTGAAGGCCTTACACCAGGAGAAACAGGCCATGAAGAAGTTGGAAAATGTGAAACGAGACCACGAGCAGAGGCTGGAGGCTTTGCACCAAGTGCAG GAGGTGGACAGAGTAAAAGGTGAACTGGTGGAGATGAACCTGCCCATGGTGGAGAGGGCGCTGCAGGTGGTGCGCAGTGCTTTGGCCAATCAGGTGGACTGGACTGAGATCGGCACTATCGTCAAGGAAGCGCAGGATGCTGGAGACCCCGTGGCGTCCGCCATCaaggagctgaagctgcagaCCAACCATATCACCATGCTTTTAAA GAATCCATATATTTCTGAGGAAGaccaggaagaggaagtaaagaaagatgtggtggaggagaaagggaagagaaacAGGAACAAAGACAAAGGACAGGGcaagaagctgcagaggaacaaGCCCATGTTGGTGGACGTGGACCTCGGCCTGTCGGCGTACGCCAATGCCAAACG GTACTACGACTTCAAACGCACCgctgaaaagaaagaacagaaaaccATGGAAGCAGTGGGCAAG GCCATGaaatctgcagagaagaaaacgCAGCAAACCCTGAAGGAGGTCCAGACGGTGACCACCATTCAGAAGGCCAGGAAAGTCTACTG GTTTGAGAAGTTCCTCTGGTTCATCAGCTCGGAGAATTACCTCATCATCGCAGGAAGGGACCAGCAGCAAAACGAGATCATCGTCAAACGCTACCTCCGGGCCG GTGACGTCTACGTTCACGCTGACCTCCACGGAGCCACTAGCTGCGTCATCAAAAACACTACAG GTGTTCCCATCCCTCCTCGCACCCTGACAGAGGCCGGCACCATGTCCGTGTGCTACAGCGCTGCCTGGGACGCCAAGATCATCACCAGCGCTTGGTGGGTCCATCATCATCAG GTGTCTAAGACGGCTCCATCTGGAGAATACCTGACCACTGGAAGTTTCATGATCAGAG GGAAGAAAAACTTCCTGCCTCCTTCGTACTTGATCATGGGCTTTGGATTCCTCTTCAAG GTGGATGAACAGAGCGTGTTTCGGCACAAAGGCGAGAGAAAGGTGAAAACTGTAGAGGAAGATATGGATGACGTCAGGTCCAGAACTGCCGAGCTGttagaggagggagaggagctgaTAG GTGACGACAGCAGCAACGAAGATCCGGGGGAGGAAAGAGCggaaggagacggagagaacaAGGAGgtgaaaaaggaggagggagaagcagACGAagaggagagtgggagggaaaaggagacagaggacgGAGACAGTGAAGAATTCAGCTTTCCGGATACGACCATCTCCCTCACTCACTTACAGCCCAGCAG TGTTCAGAACCCAGGCTTCAAAAAGGAAACAACCACTCGG GCGGAGGTGGACTCACAGCTGAAGAAACACATGCCTGCCAAGCAGAGGAG agaagagaagaagaaaccgAAACAGGAGGGTTGTGACGCCGAGGAAAAGACCGACATTTCACCCGGTGGATCGGCAGCCGACCAGGGGCCCAAAGGTGTGGTAGGCCCCTCAGTGGGCCCCGCAGGAGGCCCCTCACAGCAGCCGCTGAAGAGAGGTCAGAag AACAAACTgaagaagataaaagaaaagtacaaagACCAGGATGAAGAGGACAGGGAGCTGATGATGCAGCTGCTCGGG TCCGCCGGTTCCACCAAGGAGGAGAAGGATAaagggaagaaaggaaagaaggggaAAGGTAAAGACGAACCCATCAGGAGACCCCCGCCTCAGAAACAACCTCAGAAACCTCGTAACACGGAAACGGCAGCAAACAAACCAGAGCAggtggaaggagaggagggcgGGGACGGAGGTCCTGCCGAACAGGAAGACAAG GAGGACGAGGCAGACCAGGACAACCCTGGAGCTGAG GAAGCAGAGAATCTGCTCACCTCTCTGTCAGGGCAGCCTCATTCTGAGGACgtgctgctgtttgctgtgcCCGTCTGTGCTCCGTACACTGCCCTCTCCAACTACAA aCACAAGGTTAAATTGACACCAGGTTCtcagaagaaaggaaaag CTGCACGTACGGCTGTTCTGAGCTTCATGAAAGCCAAAGAGGCCTCAACAAGAGAAAAGGACCTGTTCCGCAGCGTCAAG GACTGTGACCTCTTCAGAAACATGCCTGGGAAAGTTAAAGTGTCTGCTCCTAACCTGTTGGCTGCTAAGAAGAAATAA
- the LOC118116241 gene encoding ribosome quality control complex subunit NEMF isoform X1 has translation MKTRFTTQDIRAVIAEINANYMGMRVNNVYDIDNKTYLIRLQKPDSKAIILIESGTRIHSTDFEWPKNMMPSGFAMKCRKHLKSRRLTEVKQLGIDRIVDIQFGSDEAAYHLIVELYDRGNVILTDHEYTILNLLRFRTAEVEDVKIAVRERYPVENARPPEPLISLERLTEILSNAPNGDQVKRVLNPLLPYGATLIEHSLIEVGLSGSVKVDSQVDAAQVAPKILEAMQVAETYMEKTANFSGKGYIIQKCDKKPSLTPGKPIEELLTYDEFHPFLFAQHAKSHYLEFDTFDKAVDEFFSKMESQKIDVKALHQEKQAMKKLENVKRDHEQRLEALHQVQEVDRVKGELVEMNLPMVERALQVVRSALANQVDWTEIGTIVKEAQDAGDPVASAIKELKLQTNHITMLLKNPYISEEDQEEEVKKDVVEEKGKRNRNKDKGQGKKLQRNKPMLVDVDLGLSAYANAKRYYDFKRTAEKKEQKTMEAVGKAMKSAEKKTQQTLKEVQTVTTIQKARKVYWFEKFLWFISSENYLIIAGRDQQQNEIIVKRYLRAGDVYVHADLHGATSCVIKNTTGVPIPPRTLTEAGTMSVCYSAAWDAKIITSAWWVHHHQVSKTAPSGEYLTTGSFMIRGKKNFLPPSYLIMGFGFLFKVDEQSVFRHKGERKVKTVEEDMDDVRSRTAELLEEGEELIGDDSSNEDPGEERAEGDGENKEVKKEEGEADEEESGREKETEDGDSEEFSFPDTTISLTHLQPSRSVQNPGFKKETTTRAEVDSQLKKHMPAKQRREEKKKPKQEGCDAEEKTDISPGGSAADQGPKGVVGPSVGPAGGPSQQPLKRGQKNKLKKIKEKYKDQDEEDRELMMQLLGSAGSTKEEKDKGKKGKKGKGKDEPIRRPPPQKQPQKPRNTETAANKPEQVEGEEGGDGGPAEQEDKEDEADQDNPGAEEAENLLTSLSGQPHSEDVLLFAVPVCAPYTALSNYKHKVKLTPGSQKKGKAARTAVLSFMKAKEASTREKDLFRSVKDCDLFRNMPGKVKVSAPNLLAAKKK, from the exons ATGAAGACACGGTTCACCACCCAGGACATCCGAGCGGTTATCGCCGAGATCAACGCCAA CTACATGGGCATGAGAGTAAACAACGTGTACGACATCGACAACAAGACGTATCTCATCCGGCTGCAGAA ACCCGACAGCAAAGCTATTATTCTCATTGAATCTGGGACTCGGATTCACTCGACAGACTTCGAATGGCCCAAGAACATGATGCCTTCAGGCTTCGCAATGAAA TGTCGAAAACACCTGAAGTCACGTCGGCTGACCGAGGTTAAGCAGCTCGGCATCGACAGGATCGTGGACATCCAGTTTGGTTCAGATGAAGCCGCCTACCACCTGATTGTTGAACTATACGACAGG GGAAACGTCATACTTACAGACCATGAGTACACCATCCTGAACCTGCTGCGCTTTCGCACCGCCGAGGTAGAAGATGTCAAGATTGCTGTGAGAGAGCGGTACCCTGTGGAGAATGCCAGGCCTCCTGAGCCCCTCATCAGTCTGGAGCG ACTCACTGAAATTCTCAGCAATGCACCAAATGGGGACCAAGTGAAAAGGGTCCTGAATCCTCTTCTCC CTTACGGAGCCACTCTGATAGAACACAGCTTGATAGAAGTGGGACTGTCGGGCTCCGTCAAAGTTGACAGCCAAGTTGACGCTGCCCAAG tTGCACCGAAAATCCTGGAGGCCATGCAGGTTGCAGAAACCTACATGGAAAAAACGGCGAACTTTAGCGGCAAA GGTTACATCATTCAAAAGTGTGACAAGAAACCAAGCTTAACTCCTGGCAAACCCATTGAAGAACTGCTCAC ATATGATGAATTCCATCCATTCCTCTTCGCCCAGCATGCAAAGAGCCATTACTTGGAGTTTGACACGTTTGACAAG GCAGTGGACGAGTTCTTCTCTAAGATGGAGAGCCAGAAGATCGACGTGAAGGCCTTACACCAGGAGAAACAGGCCATGAAGAAGTTGGAAAATGTGAAACGAGACCACGAGCAGAGGCTGGAGGCTTTGCACCAAGTGCAG GAGGTGGACAGAGTAAAAGGTGAACTGGTGGAGATGAACCTGCCCATGGTGGAGAGGGCGCTGCAGGTGGTGCGCAGTGCTTTGGCCAATCAGGTGGACTGGACTGAGATCGGCACTATCGTCAAGGAAGCGCAGGATGCTGGAGACCCCGTGGCGTCCGCCATCaaggagctgaagctgcagaCCAACCATATCACCATGCTTTTAAA GAATCCATATATTTCTGAGGAAGaccaggaagaggaagtaaagaaagatgtggtggaggagaaagggaagagaaacAGGAACAAAGACAAAGGACAGGGcaagaagctgcagaggaacaaGCCCATGTTGGTGGACGTGGACCTCGGCCTGTCGGCGTACGCCAATGCCAAACG GTACTACGACTTCAAACGCACCgctgaaaagaaagaacagaaaaccATGGAAGCAGTGGGCAAG GCCATGaaatctgcagagaagaaaacgCAGCAAACCCTGAAGGAGGTCCAGACGGTGACCACCATTCAGAAGGCCAGGAAAGTCTACTG GTTTGAGAAGTTCCTCTGGTTCATCAGCTCGGAGAATTACCTCATCATCGCAGGAAGGGACCAGCAGCAAAACGAGATCATCGTCAAACGCTACCTCCGGGCCG GTGACGTCTACGTTCACGCTGACCTCCACGGAGCCACTAGCTGCGTCATCAAAAACACTACAG GTGTTCCCATCCCTCCTCGCACCCTGACAGAGGCCGGCACCATGTCCGTGTGCTACAGCGCTGCCTGGGACGCCAAGATCATCACCAGCGCTTGGTGGGTCCATCATCATCAG GTGTCTAAGACGGCTCCATCTGGAGAATACCTGACCACTGGAAGTTTCATGATCAGAG GGAAGAAAAACTTCCTGCCTCCTTCGTACTTGATCATGGGCTTTGGATTCCTCTTCAAG GTGGATGAACAGAGCGTGTTTCGGCACAAAGGCGAGAGAAAGGTGAAAACTGTAGAGGAAGATATGGATGACGTCAGGTCCAGAACTGCCGAGCTGttagaggagggagaggagctgaTAG GTGACGACAGCAGCAACGAAGATCCGGGGGAGGAAAGAGCggaaggagacggagagaacaAGGAGgtgaaaaaggaggagggagaagcagACGAagaggagagtgggagggaaaaggagacagaggacgGAGACAGTGAAGAATTCAGCTTTCCGGATACGACCATCTCCCTCACTCACTTACAGCCCAGCAG AAGTGTTCAGAACCCAGGCTTCAAAAAGGAAACAACCACTCGG GCGGAGGTGGACTCACAGCTGAAGAAACACATGCCTGCCAAGCAGAGGAG agaagagaagaagaaaccgAAACAGGAGGGTTGTGACGCCGAGGAAAAGACCGACATTTCACCCGGTGGATCGGCAGCCGACCAGGGGCCCAAAGGTGTGGTAGGCCCCTCAGTGGGCCCCGCAGGAGGCCCCTCACAGCAGCCGCTGAAGAGAGGTCAGAag AACAAACTgaagaagataaaagaaaagtacaaagACCAGGATGAAGAGGACAGGGAGCTGATGATGCAGCTGCTCGGG TCCGCCGGTTCCACCAAGGAGGAGAAGGATAaagggaagaaaggaaagaaggggaAAGGTAAAGACGAACCCATCAGGAGACCCCCGCCTCAGAAACAACCTCAGAAACCTCGTAACACGGAAACGGCAGCAAACAAACCAGAGCAggtggaaggagaggagggcgGGGACGGAGGTCCTGCCGAACAGGAAGACAAG GAGGACGAGGCAGACCAGGACAACCCTGGAGCTGAG GAAGCAGAGAATCTGCTCACCTCTCTGTCAGGGCAGCCTCATTCTGAGGACgtgctgctgtttgctgtgcCCGTCTGTGCTCCGTACACTGCCCTCTCCAACTACAA aCACAAGGTTAAATTGACACCAGGTTCtcagaagaaaggaaaag CTGCACGTACGGCTGTTCTGAGCTTCATGAAAGCCAAAGAGGCCTCAACAAGAGAAAAGGACCTGTTCCGCAGCGTCAAG GACTGTGACCTCTTCAGAAACATGCCTGGGAAAGTTAAAGTGTCTGCTCCTAACCTGTTGGCTGCTAAGAAGAAATAA